A region of the Pseudarthrobacter sp. MM222 genome:
CCTTGAGCTTGCGGATGCCGGCGTCGTAGTCCACCAGCAGGTCATCGATGTCGATCTTGGGCCGCAGGATGTCGTTGGCACCGGCGTAAATGCTCACCAACGTGGGCTTAAGGGCGACGGCGGCGTCCACCTGTTCGGCCATAATCTGGCGGAGCTTCCGGCCGCGGATAGCCAGGTTCGCATACCCGAAGCCCGGATCCGCGGCACCGAGCTGTTCTGCCACGCGGTCCGCCCAGCCCCGGACATTGTTGGGCCGGGTGGGGTCTTCGTCGCCGACGCCTTCGGTGAAGGAGTCTCCGAGGGCTACGTAGCGGGAGGTGAAATCCATGGAGCCAGTCTGCCAGCAGTTGCCCCGAGCAAACAAAGCATGCGGGCCGCACGATGGTTCCGGTGCACCATCGTGTGCGACAGGCTGTTACTGGCTTTCGCGCAGGATCCAGTGGTCGTCGTCGAGGCGGGCCACGATCTTCTCACCGATCCGGGCCAGGTCGGCGACGTCGTCCTCGCTGAGGGCATCAAGGAACAGGGACCGGACGGCCTCGACGTGCCCGGGAGCGAGCTGTTCGATGGTATCCATGCCGGCGTCCGTGAGGTGGGCCGTGGTGACCCTGGCATCTCCCGGATGCTGACGGCGTTCCAACCAGCCACGGTTTTGCAGCTTGGTGACCACATGTGAAAGCCGGGAGAGGGAGGCGCTGGTGCG
Encoded here:
- a CDS encoding MarR family winged helix-turn-helix transcriptional regulator encodes the protein MTEPRWLNADERRAWLAQLSINTLLPAALDTQLHGAGKLSLFDYNVLAMLSEAEDRFLPMSELAARTSASLSRLSHVVTKLQNRGWLERRQHPGDARVTTAHLTDAGMDTIEQLAPGHVEAVRSLFLDALSEDDVADLARIGEKIVARLDDDHWILRESQ